In Hoeflea ulvae, one genomic interval encodes:
- a CDS encoding plant virulence effector HPE1-like domain-containing protein: MMRLIIAATISAGAGAANAGSIEQFAATTSTRTSIVEIGCPSCARIAAEKAEAEAEIKLAPGEQIIEVRDVDGEKMIYRTENWLGGSPVTMVSKATELDLIALGITPAAPATADTAPTAVADTAVTEAPAETGSEPALFEPVIANTAPGIDKDTKTSALGAPPAEPFDPSKMQLRLN; this comes from the coding sequence ATGATGAGATTGATCATTGCCGCCACGATCAGCGCGGGCGCCGGAGCAGCCAATGCCGGCTCAATCGAGCAGTTTGCAGCAACAACCAGCACCCGGACCAGCATCGTCGAAATCGGCTGCCCGTCCTGCGCGCGCATCGCCGCGGAAAAGGCCGAGGCGGAAGCCGAAATCAAGCTGGCGCCCGGTGAGCAGATCATCGAGGTTCGCGATGTCGATGGCGAGAAGATGATCTACCGGACCGAAAACTGGCTCGGCGGTTCGCCGGTGACCATGGTCAGCAAGGCCACTGAACTGGATCTCATCGCGCTGGGGATCACCCCGGCTGCCCCGGCCACCGCAGACACCGCTCCGACCGCTGTCGCCGACACGGCCGTGACCGAAGCACCTGCGGAGACCGGCAGCGAGCCTGCCCTGTTTGAACCGGTGATCGCCAACACCGCGCCGGGCATCGACAAGGACACCAAGACATCGGCGCTGGGCGCTCCGCCGGCCGAACCGTTCGATCCGTCGAAAATGCAGCTCCGGCTCAACTGA
- a CDS encoding VOC family protein: MARAKLIAQAPVLLVSDLLASVSYWTDKVGFTARLWGEPADFAILRRDGVFLMLSQKPAGHDIMPNWKIKDNLWDAYFWVDDARAIYNELVASGADIDYHLCEQPYGVLEFGIQDLDGHDIAFGQDLEG; the protein is encoded by the coding sequence ATGGCGCGGGCAAAATTGATAGCGCAGGCGCCGGTCCTGCTGGTTTCGGACCTTCTTGCCAGTGTGTCCTACTGGACCGACAAGGTCGGCTTCACCGCCCGTCTGTGGGGTGAGCCGGCCGATTTCGCCATCCTGCGCCGCGACGGCGTTTTTCTGATGCTCAGCCAGAAACCGGCGGGTCATGACATCATGCCCAACTGGAAAATCAAGGACAACCTCTGGGATGCCTATTTCTGGGTTGATGACGCCAGGGCGATCTATAATGAACTGGTCGCATCCGGTGCCGACATCGATTACCATCTCTGCGAGCAGCCCTATGGTGTTCTCGAGTTCGGCATTCAGGATCTCGACGGGCACGACATTGCCTTCGGCCAGGATCTCGAGGGCTGA
- a CDS encoding LemA family protein, which translates to MGTWIFLAVLVGIVLYAISLYNTLVKNRQMAGEGWSGIDVQLKRRADLIPNLLESVKGYMSHEKGLLEEVTRLRSQAVSASSGSPAQRAGIESALSGALGKLMAVAESYPDLKASENFREFQQALEETENEISMSRRYYNGAVRNLNVSVESFPSTLIARQFGFVKAEYFEIEDNADRAVPTVKF; encoded by the coding sequence ATGGGGACTTGGATTTTTCTGGCGGTGCTGGTCGGCATCGTGCTTTACGCGATTTCACTCTACAACACGCTGGTCAAGAACCGCCAGATGGCGGGCGAGGGCTGGAGCGGCATCGATGTGCAGCTCAAGCGCCGCGCCGACCTGATTCCCAATCTGCTCGAATCGGTCAAGGGCTACATGTCCCACGAAAAGGGTCTGCTCGAGGAAGTCACCCGGCTGCGCAGCCAGGCGGTCTCGGCCAGCAGCGGCTCGCCCGCGCAACGCGCCGGCATCGAGAGCGCGCTCAGCGGCGCGCTGGGCAAGCTGATGGCGGTTGCCGAAAGCTATCCCGACCTCAAGGCCAGCGAGAATTTCAGGGAATTCCAGCAGGCGCTGGAAGAGACCGAAAACGAGATCTCGATGTCGCGGCGTTACTACAATGGCGCGGTTCGCAATCTCAACGTATCGGTGGAATCCTTCCCCTCGACCCTGATCGCCAGGCAGTTCGGCTTCGTCAAGGCGGAGTATTTTGAAATCGAAGACAATGCGGACCGTGCGGTCCCGACAGTCAAATTCTGA
- a CDS encoding DUF2207 domain-containing protein yields MKLVLAVFSALLFMATTTSATFAREEIRNFQAGIEVRADASIEVTETITVNAEGHDIRRGIYRDIPLRALDEWGLWSSNGFELIEVLHNGQPAPHSTEWQGRFFRIYIGDPDVYIPLGEHSYTIRYVTTRQLRFFDSFDELYWNVTGNFWTFPILAAEARVKLPEAARVIPDQVTAYTGEFGATGGNYTGSIIGSSEARFALTRPLGPEQGMTIAVGFTKGAVTPDSGGFATLLSENAGIFLLFLGWLAVPAYLLHSWNKVGRDPPSPPVIPLFHPPQNLSPAALSFAHFNGFKSGKGGSSLAFIAALLSLGVKRFLRIEEDAHGTVTLLRGTAAGQPNAPALPAGESALYSGLLRDREEMVLDKRNGVSLQSASQKLRSAISSEYSGRFYKSNIGRFVLAALVAIATFVGGLVLQAPPEEVLFYLIAVLITSLVGGGIFVAGRTLLGESGAGGKLAGVVMTVVGAGIFLLGIALVAFASDLAIYRLAAALVIFGCVILIMMTWLLGAPTAEGAKVLADIKGFKLYLETAETNRLNMRDAPEMSEELFERFLPYAAGLGVEKPWSEAWAAQLARMEPDRQRDYQPQWYHGNSWSPGNIGAAAASSVAAVSAAMAASMPQPKSSSGSSGGGGSSGGGGGGGGGGGW; encoded by the coding sequence ATGAAACTGGTTCTTGCTGTCTTTTCCGCACTGCTCTTCATGGCCACGACCACGTCGGCGACCTTTGCGCGCGAAGAGATCCGCAATTTCCAGGCCGGCATAGAGGTCCGCGCCGATGCGTCGATCGAGGTCACCGAAACCATCACCGTCAATGCCGAGGGTCATGATATCCGCCGCGGCATCTATCGCGACATCCCGCTCCGCGCGCTCGATGAGTGGGGCCTGTGGTCGAGCAATGGCTTCGAGCTCATCGAGGTGCTGCACAACGGCCAGCCGGCGCCCCACAGCACCGAGTGGCAGGGGCGTTTCTTCCGGATCTATATCGGCGATCCCGATGTCTACATTCCGCTCGGCGAACACAGCTATACGATCCGCTATGTGACCACCCGGCAGTTGCGGTTTTTCGACAGCTTCGACGAACTCTACTGGAACGTGACGGGCAATTTCTGGACCTTCCCGATTCTTGCGGCGGAAGCCCGTGTCAAACTGCCTGAGGCCGCCCGGGTGATCCCGGATCAGGTCACCGCCTATACCGGCGAATTCGGCGCCACCGGCGGCAATTACACCGGATCCATCATCGGCAGTTCCGAGGCCCGCTTTGCCCTGACCCGGCCCCTTGGCCCCGAGCAAGGCATGACCATCGCCGTCGGGTTCACCAAGGGCGCGGTCACGCCGGATTCGGGCGGCTTCGCCACGCTGCTCAGCGAAAATGCCGGCATCTTCCTGCTTTTTCTCGGCTGGCTCGCCGTTCCCGCCTATCTGCTCCACTCCTGGAACAAGGTCGGCCGCGATCCGCCGTCGCCGCCGGTCATTCCCCTGTTTCACCCGCCGCAAAACCTTTCGCCGGCGGCCCTGTCGTTCGCCCATTTCAATGGCTTCAAGTCGGGAAAGGGCGGCAGCAGCCTGGCCTTCATCGCGGCCCTGCTGTCGCTCGGCGTCAAGCGGTTCCTGCGCATCGAGGAGGACGCGCATGGCACCGTCACTTTGCTGCGCGGGACCGCAGCCGGTCAGCCCAACGCGCCGGCTCTGCCTGCGGGTGAAAGTGCCTTGTATTCCGGCCTGTTGAGGGACCGCGAGGAGATGGTCCTCGACAAGCGCAACGGCGTCTCCCTGCAAAGCGCATCGCAAAAGCTGCGATCGGCGATCTCGTCGGAATATTCCGGCAGATTTTACAAGTCCAACATCGGCCGGTTTGTCCTCGCCGCTCTGGTGGCCATTGCCACTTTCGTCGGCGGTCTGGTGCTACAGGCGCCGCCGGAGGAAGTCCTGTTCTACCTGATCGCGGTGTTGATCACCTCGCTGGTCGGCGGCGGCATTTTCGTTGCGGGGCGGACCCTGCTTGGAGAATCGGGCGCCGGAGGCAAGCTCGCAGGCGTGGTCATGACAGTGGTCGGCGCGGGTATTTTTCTGCTCGGAATTGCCCTGGTGGCATTTGCCAGCGACCTGGCAATCTACCGCCTCGCGGCCGCCCTGGTGATTTTCGGCTGTGTCATCCTGATCATGATGACCTGGCTGCTTGGGGCTCCAACCGCCGAGGGCGCCAAGGTGCTGGCCGACATCAAGGGCTTCAAGCTCTATCTCGAGACCGCCGAAACCAACCGTCTCAACATGCGCGATGCGCCCGAAATGTCCGAAGAGCTGTTCGAGCGCTTCTTGCCCTATGCCGCAGGCCTTGGCGTGGAAAAGCCCTGGTCTGAAGCCTGGGCTGCGCAACTGGCGCGGATGGAGCCTGATCGTCAGCGTGACTACCAGCCGCAATGGTATCACGGCAATTCCTGGTCGCCCGGCAATATCGGGGCCGCGGCCGCGTCCTCGGTGGCCGCGGTTTCGGCGGCAATGGCGGCCTCGATGCCGCAGCCCAAGAGCTCGTCCGGCTCCTCCGGTGGCGGCGGTTCATCCGGTGGTGGCGGTGGCGGCGGTGGCGGCGGCGGCTGGTAG
- a CDS encoding CDGSH iron-sulfur domain-containing protein, with amino-acid sequence MTKGHIAATAPVRIQVEAGKSYFWCACGLSANQPFCDGSHKGSGFVPVKWTAEDSAARFFCTCKQTDGQPFCDGSHKAVAS; translated from the coding sequence ATGACAAAGGGTCACATTGCCGCAACCGCGCCGGTGCGCATCCAGGTCGAAGCCGGGAAGAGCTATTTCTGGTGTGCCTGCGGATTGTCGGCCAATCAGCCATTCTGCGACGGCAGCCACAAGGGCTCCGGATTTGTCCCGGTCAAATGGACCGCGGAGGACAGCGCCGCCAGGTTCTTCTGCACCTGCAAACAGACCGACGGCCAGCCTTTCTGTGACGGCTCGCACAAGGCTGTCGCAAGCTGA
- the aroA gene encoding 3-phosphoshikimate 1-carboxyvinyltransferase → MKTDKLTIVPPGHALSGVVNPPGSKSITNRALLLAGLANGTSRLTGALKSDDTRYMAEALRAMGVSIEEPEDTVFVVTGTGALAAPAAPLFLGNAGTAVRFLPAAIAALVTGTVVVDGDEHMHKRPITPLVTALTSLGVDIAAPTGCPPVTIHGKGGFTAHHAVVDAGLSSQYVSALLMAGPCSGKPFVVELAGDDIGARGYIDLTLAAMRAFGATVEQATPLIWRIDPTGYRATDFHIEPDASGATYLWGAEVLTGGRIDIGTDAADFTQPDAKAFEVISAFPDMPAVIDGSQMQDAIPTIAALAAFNRTPVRFVGISNLRVKECDRVRAMSLGLNAIRPGLAREEGDDLIVTGDPALAGQTLPAEIDTFADHRIAMSFALAGLKIAGITILDPKCVGKTYPGYWDALASLGVSYQQEIPR, encoded by the coding sequence ATGAAAACTGACAAACTGACGATCGTGCCGCCAGGGCATGCTCTTTCAGGCGTGGTCAATCCGCCCGGGTCCAAGTCGATCACCAACCGCGCCCTGCTGCTGGCAGGCCTGGCCAATGGCACCAGCCGGCTCACCGGCGCGCTCAAGAGCGACGACACCCGCTATATGGCCGAGGCCCTGCGCGCCATGGGTGTGTCGATCGAGGAGCCCGAGGACACGGTCTTCGTCGTCACCGGAACCGGCGCGTTGGCCGCGCCCGCTGCGCCGCTGTTTCTGGGCAATGCCGGCACCGCGGTGCGATTCCTGCCTGCGGCCATCGCAGCGCTTGTCACCGGCACGGTGGTTGTTGACGGCGACGAGCACATGCACAAGCGGCCGATCACCCCGCTGGTCACAGCGCTCACCTCCCTGGGCGTCGACATTGCGGCGCCGACCGGCTGCCCGCCTGTGACCATTCACGGCAAGGGCGGCTTCACCGCGCATCACGCCGTCGTCGATGCCGGGCTGTCGAGCCAGTATGTCTCCGCGCTGCTGATGGCCGGCCCCTGTTCGGGCAAGCCCTTCGTGGTCGAACTTGCCGGTGACGACATCGGCGCGCGCGGCTATATCGATCTCACGCTTGCGGCGATGCGGGCTTTCGGCGCCACGGTCGAGCAGGCAACGCCATTGATCTGGCGGATCGATCCGACCGGTTATCGCGCCACCGATTTCCACATCGAACCCGACGCCTCGGGAGCCACCTATCTCTGGGGTGCGGAAGTGCTCACCGGCGGGCGGATCGACATCGGCACCGATGCCGCCGATTTCACCCAGCCCGATGCGAAGGCCTTCGAGGTGATCTCGGCTTTTCCCGACATGCCCGCCGTGATCGACGGCTCGCAGATGCAGGACGCCATTCCCACCATTGCAGCACTTGCCGCCTTCAACCGGACCCCGGTGCGCTTTGTCGGCATCTCCAATCTGCGGGTCAAGGAATGCGACCGGGTGCGGGCGATGTCGCTGGGCCTCAATGCCATCCGCCCGGGCCTGGCCCGCGAGGAGGGCGACGACCTCATCGTCACGGGCGATCCGGCGCTCGCCGGCCAGACCCTGCCGGCCGAGATCGACACCTTCGCCGATCACCGCATCGCCATGAGCTTTGCGCTTGCCGGCCTGAAGATCGCCGGCATCACCATTCTGGATCCCAAATGTGTCGGCAAGACCTATCCCGGCTACTGGGATGCGCTGGCCTCTCTCGGTGTCAGCTACCAACAGGAGATCCCGCGATGA
- the glyS gene encoding glycine--tRNA ligase subunit beta, which produces MPDLLIELRSEEIPARMQRKAAGDLRKSVTDALVDAGLTYEAAREYWTPRRLVLDVRGLTARSVDVNEEIKGPSTKAPEQALAGFMRKAGLADISQAHVHTDPKKGDFYVAHISKPGRDAETIIADVMPGIIRGFSWPKSMRWGKASARPGSLKWVRPLQSIICTFGPETEDPTVIAFEIDGLVAGNTTSGHRFHAPETFIVRRFDDYSDKLERAHVVLDAERRKEIIVSDARNLAFASGLELVEDEGLLDEVSGLVEWPVVLMGEFEEEFLQIPDDIIRLTIKTNQKCFVLRQPGNGLSNKFVLVSNIEASDGGKEIAHGNAKVVRARLSDALYFWNTDQADLPDRDKLTASAEKLGLDMAKPLDQRMARLDQLNVTFHAKLGSQGERVQRIAKLAAELAPIVGADPKLATRAAMLAKADLTTEVVGEFPELQGVMGRIYAGLQGENDSVALAAEEHYKPQGPSDEVPTDPVSIAVALADKLDTLVGFWAIDEKPTGSKDPYALRRAALGVIRILVENGVELNLLAQIAGSLKSLADQKRIDGAPEGLATDLLSFFHDRLKVYLRDQGARHDLIDAVITPQSDDLLDITRRVEALGAFLDTEDGRNLLAGTKRAANILAAEEKKGTAVADAVDPDLFELDAEKNLFAAVNQSVSQATQAIETEDYSVAMSALATLREPVDSFFEAVLVNADDEAVRANRLALLAMIRHATGAVADFSRIAG; this is translated from the coding sequence ATGCCCGACCTTCTGATTGAACTTCGCTCCGAAGAAATTCCGGCCCGCATGCAGCGCAAGGCTGCGGGCGACTTGCGCAAATCCGTCACCGATGCGCTGGTCGATGCCGGGCTGACCTATGAGGCCGCCCGCGAATACTGGACGCCGCGGCGGCTGGTGCTCGATGTCCGCGGCCTGACGGCGCGCTCCGTGGACGTCAACGAGGAGATCAAGGGCCCCTCGACCAAGGCGCCGGAGCAGGCGCTGGCCGGTTTCATGCGCAAGGCAGGCCTTGCCGATATTTCCCAGGCCCATGTCCACACCGATCCGAAGAAGGGCGATTTCTACGTCGCCCATATTTCAAAACCCGGTCGCGATGCCGAGACCATCATCGCCGATGTGATGCCCGGCATCATCCGCGGCTTCTCCTGGCCGAAATCCATGCGCTGGGGCAAGGCTTCGGCCAGGCCGGGATCGCTCAAATGGGTGCGGCCGCTGCAATCGATCATCTGCACCTTTGGTCCCGAAACCGAAGACCCCACCGTCATCGCCTTCGAGATCGATGGGCTGGTTGCCGGTAACACGACATCGGGCCACAGATTCCATGCGCCCGAGACCTTCATCGTGCGCCGCTTCGATGATTATTCCGACAAGCTCGAGCGCGCCCATGTCGTGCTCGACGCCGAGCGGCGCAAGGAGATCATCGTTTCCGACGCCCGCAACCTTGCCTTTGCCTCCGGTCTGGAACTGGTCGAGGACGAGGGCCTGCTTGACGAGGTCTCCGGACTGGTCGAATGGCCGGTTGTGCTGATGGGCGAGTTCGAGGAGGAATTCCTCCAGATCCCCGACGACATCATCCGGCTGACCATCAAGACCAACCAGAAATGCTTTGTACTGAGGCAGCCCGGCAACGGCCTGTCGAACAAGTTCGTTCTGGTCTCCAACATCGAGGCCAGCGATGGCGGCAAGGAGATCGCCCACGGCAATGCCAAGGTGGTTCGCGCCCGACTGTCTGACGCGCTCTACTTCTGGAACACCGACCAGGCCGATCTGCCCGACCGCGACAAGCTGACCGCGTCAGCCGAAAAGCTCGGCCTCGACATGGCCAAGCCGCTCGACCAGCGCATGGCGCGTCTGGATCAGCTCAATGTCACCTTCCACGCCAAGCTCGGCAGCCAGGGCGAACGCGTCCAGCGGATTGCCAAGCTCGCCGCTGAACTAGCGCCCATCGTCGGGGCAGACCCGAAACTGGCCACCCGCGCCGCCATGCTTGCCAAGGCCGATCTGACCACCGAAGTCGTCGGCGAGTTCCCCGAACTTCAGGGCGTCATGGGCCGCATCTATGCCGGCCTTCAGGGAGAGAATGACAGCGTCGCTTTGGCCGCCGAAGAGCACTACAAGCCGCAAGGTCCGTCCGATGAAGTGCCGACCGATCCGGTGTCGATCGCTGTCGCCCTGGCCGACAAGCTCGACACATTGGTCGGCTTCTGGGCCATCGACGAAAAGCCGACCGGCTCCAAGGATCCCTATGCGCTCCGTCGTGCGGCGCTCGGCGTGATCCGGATTCTGGTGGAGAATGGTGTCGAACTAAATCTGCTGGCACAAATCGCCGGGAGCCTTAAATCGCTTGCCGATCAGAAACGGATTGATGGTGCTCCCGAGGGATTGGCGACCGACCTCCTCTCCTTCTTCCACGACCGCCTGAAAGTCTATCTGCGCGATCAGGGCGCCCGTCACGATCTCATTGACGCGGTGATCACACCACAGTCCGATGACCTGCTGGACATCACCCGCCGCGTCGAGGCTCTGGGCGCATTCCTCGACACCGAGGACGGCAGGAACCTGCTCGCCGGAACCAAGCGCGCCGCCAATATTCTGGCTGCCGAGGAGAAGAAGGGGACGGCAGTTGCCGATGCGGTTGACCCGGATCTGTTCGAGCTCGACGCCGAGAAAAACCTCTTTGCCGCGGTGAATCAGTCTGTCAGTCAGGCAACGCAAGCCATTGAAACTGAAGATTATTCCGTAGCCATGAGCGCGCTTGCCACTTTACGTGAACCCGTTGATTCATTCTTTGAAGCGGTGCTGGTAAATGCCGACGACGAGGCCGTGCGGGCCAACCGCCTGGCGCTGCTCGCCATGATCCGTCACGCCACCGGCGCGGTTGCCGATTTCTCCCGGATTGCCGGATAG